One stretch of Acidobacteriota bacterium DNA includes these proteins:
- the carB gene encoding carbamoyl-phosphate synthase large subunit translates to MPRRTDIRRVLVVGAGPIVIGQACEFDYSGSQACKALRSEGIEVVLVNSNPATIMTDPELADRTYVEPLTPEFLEAIIARERPDALLPTVGGQTALNLAITLARRGVLDRYGVRLIGASVEAIEVAEDRLKFRDAMRDIDIEVPQSGYARSLEDALELVKTLGFPSVIRPSFTLGGVGAGIAYNIDEFHEVVRRGLAMSPVHEILIEESVIGWKEFELEVMRDAADNFVVICSIENIDPMGVHTGDSITVAPALTLTDKEYQRMRDAARRIITRIGVETGGSNIQFAINPRDGRMVAIEMNPRVSRSSALASKATGFPIAKIAAKLALGYHLDEIPNDITRLTPASFEPAIDYVVVKIPRWNFEKFPEADRTLMTQMKSVGEVMAIGRTFKEAFMKAVRSLEMGRSSLLFEDAASREEDDDELRQRLSTPNDRRIWSVFEALDRGWPLASLYGLTMIDPWFLNQFAELVDQRRELGKTDIADLGEEELRRAKRAGFSDAQIGSSVGASEAIVRATREALGVRAVYKRIDTCAAEFESFTPYLYGTYERECESAPTPARKVIILGSGPNRIGQGIEFDYCCCHAVFGLRDEGFETVMVNCNPETVSTDYDTSDRLYFEPLTLEDVLAIVEKEREAGGEVACLVQFGGQTPLKLSLPLQNAGVRILGTSPDSIDLAEDRKRFSALLTGLGIPQPKSGTATSRDEARDVAASIGYPIVVRPSYVLGGRAMAIVYDPGALDRYMTTAVDASPDHPVLIDRFLEDAFELDVDAVADATGAVMIGGVMEHIEEAGIHSGDSSCVIPPYLVAEHHLATIRDYTRRIARALGVVGLMNAQYAIMNETVYVLEVNPRASRTVPYLSKATGVPLAKVAARVMAGRSLAELGLTDDLTVDGVFVKTPVFPFIRFPGVDTILGPEMKSTGEVMGGASTFGEAFAKAYLSVGQQLPASGTVFVSVNNHDKPNVLATVRDLASLGFQIVASRGTAAYLRVHGVDVDTVFKVNEGRPNVADQVVNGQIQLIINTPLGRASFFDDRAVRRAAMLHGVPCITTLTGAAAAVSAIRALGTHPLDVRALQDHHAGSANR, encoded by the coding sequence ATGCCTCGCCGAACAGACATCAGGCGCGTGCTGGTGGTCGGAGCCGGGCCGATCGTGATCGGCCAGGCGTGCGAGTTCGACTATTCGGGATCGCAGGCGTGCAAGGCGCTGCGCAGCGAGGGCATCGAGGTGGTGCTGGTCAACAGCAATCCCGCCACGATCATGACCGACCCCGAGCTCGCCGATCGCACCTACGTCGAGCCGCTCACCCCCGAGTTCCTCGAGGCGATCATCGCCCGCGAACGGCCTGATGCGCTCCTGCCGACGGTGGGCGGCCAGACGGCCCTGAATCTGGCCATCACGCTGGCAAGACGCGGCGTGCTCGACCGCTACGGCGTCCGGCTCATTGGCGCGTCGGTCGAAGCGATCGAGGTGGCCGAGGATCGCCTGAAGTTCCGCGACGCGATGCGCGACATCGATATCGAAGTGCCGCAAAGCGGCTACGCGCGCTCGCTCGAAGACGCGCTCGAACTGGTCAAGACGCTCGGCTTCCCGTCGGTCATCCGCCCGTCGTTCACGCTAGGCGGCGTCGGCGCGGGCATCGCCTACAACATCGACGAGTTCCACGAGGTCGTTCGCCGCGGCCTCGCGATGAGCCCGGTGCACGAGATCCTGATCGAGGAATCCGTGATCGGGTGGAAGGAATTCGAGCTCGAGGTGATGCGCGACGCCGCCGACAACTTCGTGGTCATCTGCTCGATCGAGAACATCGATCCGATGGGCGTGCACACGGGCGACAGCATCACCGTCGCACCGGCGCTCACCCTGACAGACAAGGAATACCAGCGGATGCGCGATGCCGCACGGCGCATCATCACGAGGATTGGCGTCGAAACGGGCGGGTCGAACATCCAGTTCGCCATCAACCCGCGCGACGGACGCATGGTCGCGATCGAGATGAACCCGCGCGTGTCCCGGTCGTCGGCGCTGGCGTCGAAGGCGACGGGCTTTCCGATCGCGAAGATTGCCGCCAAGCTCGCGCTGGGGTATCACCTCGACGAGATTCCCAACGACATCACCCGGCTGACGCCGGCCTCCTTCGAACCGGCCATCGACTACGTGGTCGTCAAGATCCCTCGCTGGAACTTCGAGAAGTTCCCGGAGGCGGATCGCACGCTGATGACCCAGATGAAATCGGTGGGCGAGGTGATGGCCATCGGCCGCACCTTCAAAGAGGCCTTCATGAAGGCCGTGCGCTCGCTCGAAATGGGGCGTTCGAGTCTGCTGTTCGAAGATGCGGCCTCGCGGGAGGAAGACGACGACGAACTGCGGCAGCGGTTGTCCACGCCGAACGACCGCCGGATCTGGAGCGTATTCGAAGCGCTCGATCGCGGATGGCCGCTCGCCAGCCTGTACGGCCTGACGATGATCGATCCCTGGTTTCTGAACCAGTTCGCCGAACTGGTGGACCAGCGGCGGGAACTGGGGAAGACGGACATCGCGGACCTTGGCGAGGAGGAACTGCGCCGGGCCAAGCGCGCCGGATTCAGCGATGCGCAGATCGGCAGTTCGGTCGGGGCCAGCGAGGCGATCGTGCGCGCGACACGTGAGGCGCTGGGTGTGCGCGCGGTCTACAAACGCATCGACACGTGCGCGGCGGAGTTCGAGTCCTTCACGCCGTACCTCTACGGGACCTACGAACGGGAGTGCGAATCCGCACCCACGCCGGCCCGCAAGGTCATCATTCTCGGCAGCGGTCCCAACCGGATCGGGCAGGGGATCGAGTTCGACTACTGCTGCTGCCACGCCGTCTTCGGCCTGCGGGACGAAGGGTTCGAGACGGTGATGGTGAACTGCAACCCGGAAACGGTGTCGACCGACTACGACACGTCCGACCGGTTGTACTTCGAGCCGCTGACGCTCGAAGACGTGCTGGCCATCGTCGAGAAGGAACGGGAGGCCGGTGGGGAGGTAGCGTGTCTCGTACAGTTCGGCGGGCAGACACCGCTGAAGCTGTCGCTGCCGTTGCAGAACGCGGGTGTGCGCATCCTCGGGACCTCGCCCGATTCAATCGACCTGGCGGAGGATCGCAAGCGCTTCTCGGCGCTGCTTACCGGCCTCGGGATACCTCAGCCGAAAAGCGGGACGGCGACGTCGCGCGACGAGGCACGCGACGTGGCGGCGTCGATCGGGTACCCGATCGTGGTGCGCCCGTCGTACGTGCTGGGCGGCCGCGCCATGGCGATTGTCTACGACCCGGGCGCGCTCGATCGCTACATGACGACGGCTGTGGACGCGTCACCCGACCACCCGGTGCTGATTGACCGGTTCCTCGAAGACGCCTTCGAGCTTGACGTCGATGCGGTCGCCGATGCGACCGGCGCCGTGATGATCGGCGGCGTGATGGAGCATATCGAAGAGGCCGGGATCCATTCGGGCGACAGTTCGTGCGTCATTCCGCCATACCTGGTGGCCGAACACCACCTCGCGACGATTCGCGACTACACGCGACGCATCGCGAGAGCGCTGGGCGTTGTCGGACTGATGAACGCGCAGTACGCGATCATGAACGAGACCGTCTACGTCCTCGAGGTCAATCCCCGCGCCTCACGGACCGTGCCGTACCTGTCGAAGGCGACCGGTGTGCCGCTGGCGAAGGTCGCGGCCAGGGTGATGGCCGGGCGATCGCTGGCTGAGCTCGGGCTGACCGACGACCTCACCGTCGACGGCGTGTTCGTCAAGACGCCGGTGTTTCCGTTCATCAGATTCCCGGGGGTCGATACGATTCTCGGGCCCGAGATGAAGTCCACCGGCGAGGTGATGGGCGGAGCGTCGACGTTCGGAGAGGCGTTCGCCAAGGCGTACCTCTCGGTGGGCCAGCAGCTGCCGGCGTCCGGCACCGTGTTTGTCAGCGTCAATAACCATGACAAGCCCAACGTCCTGGCGACCGTGCGCGACCTCGCATCGCTTGGGTTCCAGATCGTGGCGAGCCGGGGGACGGCCGCGTACCTTCGCGTGCACGGCGTGGACGTCGACACCGTCTTCAAGGTCAACGAGGGCCGGCCGAACGTCGCCGATCAGGTGGTCAACGGCCAGATTCAGCTCATCATCAACACGCCGCTTGGACGGGCGTCGTTCTTCGACGATCGCGCCGTTCGCCGTGCGGCCATGCTGCACGGCGTCCCCTGTATCACGACGCTGACGGGCGCGGCGGCCGCCGTGAGCGCCATCCGGGCGCTGGGGACGCACCCGCTCGACGTGCGTGCGCTCCAGGACCATCACGCAGGATCTGCCAACCGCTGA
- a CDS encoding DNA internalization-related competence protein ComEC/Rec2 has product MPSHISIAAAGLAWGLALASLMIRSTGRFVASALAGFAVCGVGLGSSATWAALHTPARAALKAAHGVTELTDEPSGVVVVTGRLTEDAAPSASGGSRLAMESMSLRVEGRSWTAGGGVVLNVVGTVEPAAAAAWRRGRVVTVPAQLRRPARYLDPGVPDFELMLARRGTTLVGFAKSGLLVEVIARGTPIEEACAELRARARGVIDRVIGRWSARSAAVARAVILGDRTGLDDETEERLQRAGTYHVIAISGGNIAILAGLLFVTVRLVTQVPIIPDVGVAACLIGYAFLVGGGASVTRATTMAVVLLVAHAFDGRGRPLNALACAAGLSLTIQPLMIYDAGAWLTYGATLAIIVGSPVAFGSLPPLPRALRPVVALFVASLSAELALFPISATVFSRVTAAGLALNFAAIPLMTVVQIGGMCVLGLAGLSAPLASLAGVVTHAAAWGLVESARFVDLVPWLTTRLPPPESVAIVVYYIAWCVLFAIRPEVESRVRLIFRVRCVAALVVVAAGIWIVAAPVVSRGAAGRLRVTFIDVGQGDATLIQFPSGHAWMIDAGGATGPRFDIARRVIEPVVWTRGVRQLAHLVLTHGDADHIGGAPSLVRDLVPDEVWEGTPVPKHEPLRQLRDLAGGSGSAWRTVQRGDQIRIAGVDLIVWHPPPADWERQRVRNDDSVVIELRYGRVAIVLPGDIEAASEQALARLLTPAPITIVQAPHHGSPSSSSEPLLRALLPAAVVMSVGRNNRFGHPGRDVVERYRAIGAAVFRTDQDGAVTIETDGRTADVRSFTGRRQRLTPAAPHAVPPV; this is encoded by the coding sequence ATGCCCTCGCACATCTCCATCGCCGCCGCAGGCCTCGCGTGGGGATTGGCGCTCGCGAGTCTGATGATTCGTTCGACCGGCCGGTTCGTCGCCAGCGCGCTGGCGGGATTTGCCGTGTGCGGCGTCGGGCTCGGTTCGAGCGCCACGTGGGCCGCACTCCACACGCCTGCCAGGGCGGCGCTCAAGGCGGCGCACGGGGTTACCGAGCTGACCGATGAGCCAAGCGGAGTGGTCGTCGTCACCGGGCGCTTGACGGAGGATGCGGCCCCCTCTGCTTCCGGCGGATCCCGTCTCGCGATGGAGTCGATGAGCCTCCGCGTCGAGGGTCGATCGTGGACTGCAGGCGGGGGCGTCGTCTTGAACGTGGTGGGCACGGTCGAACCGGCGGCAGCGGCGGCGTGGCGGCGCGGCAGAGTGGTCACGGTTCCGGCTCAACTGCGGCGCCCGGCGCGCTATCTGGATCCAGGAGTGCCCGACTTCGAGCTGATGCTGGCGCGGCGCGGAACGACACTGGTGGGGTTCGCGAAGAGCGGCCTGCTGGTCGAGGTGATCGCACGAGGCACCCCGATCGAGGAGGCGTGCGCCGAATTGCGGGCCAGGGCGCGCGGCGTGATCGACCGCGTGATTGGGAGGTGGAGTGCGCGGTCGGCCGCGGTGGCTCGCGCCGTGATTCTCGGGGACCGGACCGGCCTCGACGACGAGACGGAAGAGCGGCTGCAGCGGGCGGGAACGTATCACGTCATCGCGATCTCGGGCGGGAACATCGCGATTCTGGCCGGCCTTCTCTTCGTCACGGTCCGTCTGGTCACGCAAGTGCCCATCATCCCGGACGTCGGGGTGGCGGCCTGCCTGATCGGGTACGCGTTTCTCGTTGGCGGCGGCGCATCCGTCACGCGTGCGACAACGATGGCCGTTGTGCTGCTGGTGGCTCACGCATTTGACGGACGAGGTCGTCCGTTGAACGCGCTCGCGTGCGCAGCGGGTCTGAGTCTGACGATCCAACCGCTGATGATCTACGATGCCGGCGCGTGGCTCACCTACGGCGCGACACTCGCGATCATTGTCGGTTCACCGGTGGCGTTCGGGAGCCTGCCGCCGCTGCCACGGGCACTCAGGCCGGTTGTCGCCCTCTTTGTGGCGTCGCTCTCCGCCGAACTTGCGCTGTTCCCGATTTCGGCAACCGTCTTTTCGCGAGTGACGGCGGCTGGGCTGGCGCTGAACTTCGCAGCGATTCCGCTGATGACCGTCGTTCAGATCGGGGGCATGTGCGTCCTGGGACTCGCGGGACTGTCGGCCCCGCTTGCGAGTCTTGCGGGCGTCGTCACTCACGCGGCGGCATGGGGATTGGTCGAGAGCGCCAGGTTCGTCGATCTGGTTCCCTGGCTGACTACCAGGCTGCCTCCCCCCGAATCGGTCGCGATCGTCGTCTACTACATAGCCTGGTGTGTCCTCTTCGCGATCCGGCCGGAAGTGGAGTCTCGGGTCCGTCTCATCTTCCGCGTTCGATGTGTCGCGGCGCTCGTCGTCGTCGCCGCCGGCATCTGGATCGTCGCGGCGCCGGTCGTCAGCCGGGGCGCGGCAGGCCGACTGCGTGTGACGTTCATCGACGTCGGACAGGGCGATGCGACCCTCATTCAATTCCCCTCTGGTCACGCGTGGATGATCGACGCCGGAGGAGCAACCGGACCGCGGTTCGACATCGCGCGTCGGGTCATCGAGCCTGTGGTCTGGACGCGTGGTGTGAGGCAACTGGCACACCTCGTCCTGACACACGGCGATGCGGACCACATCGGTGGAGCTCCGTCCCTGGTGCGCGACCTGGTGCCCGATGAGGTCTGGGAAGGAACTCCCGTCCCGAAACACGAACCGCTGCGCCAGCTGCGCGATCTCGCGGGCGGGAGCGGCTCGGCGTGGCGCACGGTCCAGCGGGGCGATCAGATCCGGATCGCGGGCGTCGACCTCATCGTGTGGCATCCTCCGCCCGCCGACTGGGAGCGGCAGCGCGTCCGCAACGACGACTCCGTCGTCATTGAGCTGCGCTACGGACGTGTTGCGATCGTGCTGCCAGGAGACATCGAGGCGGCGAGCGAGCAGGCGCTGGCGCGCTTGCTCACGCCGGCGCCGATCACCATCGTGCAGGCTCCACATCATGGAAGCCCCTCGTCAAGCTCTGAGCCGCTTCTCCGGGCGCTGCTGCCGGCGGCCGTGGTGATGAGCGTCGGGAGGAACAACCGGTTCGGGCATCCCGGCCGGGATGTGGTGGAACGATACCGTGCAATTGGCGCCGCCGTGTTCCGGACCGATCAGGATGGCGCCGTCACGATCGAGACCGACGGGCGCACCGCGGACGTGAGGAGTTTCACCGGGCGCCGTCAGCGCCTGACGCCGGCGGCGCCGCATGCCGTTCCGCCTGTTTGA
- the mazG gene encoding nucleoside triphosphate pyrophosphohydrolase: MAPTTPADAFARLVEIVRYLRGPNGCPWDRAQTLQTLRPFLLEETYEVLEALDRDDRVALREELGDFIFEAVLLAQLCDEAGDFSIAESLESISNKLVRRHVHVFGPNEGTPAKPAEPSTMTPDEVIRLWESVKARETTDTGKPKTTLGGVPRTLPALLRAHEVSTRAAAVGFDWERAADVVTKIEEEVAELREVVGSGLAADRARAEEEMGDLLFAIANLSRKLGIEPESALREANDKFTRRFGSMEASLREHGRALTSYTLDEMETAWGRVKQAERHAAPPASGADGAR, encoded by the coding sequence ATGGCTCCAACGACACCCGCCGATGCGTTCGCCCGACTGGTCGAAATCGTGCGCTATCTGCGCGGTCCGAACGGCTGCCCGTGGGATCGGGCGCAGACGCTTCAGACGCTGCGGCCCTTCCTGCTCGAAGAAACCTACGAGGTGCTCGAAGCCCTGGACCGGGACGACCGGGTGGCTCTTCGCGAAGAACTCGGCGACTTCATCTTCGAAGCGGTGCTGCTTGCGCAACTGTGCGACGAGGCCGGCGATTTCTCGATCGCCGAGTCGCTCGAGTCCATCTCGAACAAGCTCGTGCGCCGGCACGTCCACGTCTTCGGGCCGAACGAGGGAACACCTGCGAAGCCGGCTGAGCCAAGCACAATGACGCCCGACGAGGTGATCCGGCTGTGGGAAAGCGTCAAGGCTCGCGAGACCACCGACACGGGCAAGCCCAAGACGACGCTCGGCGGCGTGCCCAGGACACTGCCGGCGTTGCTGCGCGCGCACGAAGTCTCCACACGTGCCGCCGCGGTCGGTTTCGACTGGGAACGCGCGGCAGACGTCGTGACGAAGATCGAGGAGGAGGTGGCGGAGCTGCGCGAGGTGGTCGGCTCCGGTTTGGCTGCTGATCGGGCACGGGCCGAAGAAGAAATGGGCGATCTGCTGTTTGCCATCGCGAACCTCTCGCGCAAACTCGGGATCGAACCGGAGTCGGCGCTGCGCGAAGCCAACGACAAGTTCACACGCCGATTCGGCTCGATGGAAGCGAGTCTCCGGGAACACGGCAGAGCGCTCACCTCCTACACCCTTGACGAGATGGAGACCGCCTGGGGCCGCGTCAAACAGGCGGAACGGCATGCGGCGCCGCCGGCGTCAGGCGCTGACGGCGCCCGGTGA
- a CDS encoding MBL fold metallo-hydrolase encodes MSTPAGRVTILGSGTSHGVPMIGCGCPVCQSADPRDQRTRPSVYIQFEDGTSVLVDTTPDLRMQALRHGVVRVDAILFTHCHADHVMGLDDVRRFNVLQGGKPIACYGDEYTIDNVRRIFSYAFDATDHGGGLPRIQLQKLAGPLSIAGQTIVPVKVWHGPQLILGYRVGGFAYLTDCNLIPDESWPLLTQLDTLVIDAVRHRPHGTHFNVAGALGVIERLAPRRAFLTHVCHDLPHAATNVQLPAGVELAYDGLVLEI; translated from the coding sequence TTGAGCACCCCGGCTGGTCGCGTCACGATCCTGGGTAGCGGCACGTCGCACGGCGTGCCGATGATCGGCTGTGGCTGCCCGGTCTGCCAGTCGGCTGATCCCCGCGACCAGCGGACCCGTCCCTCCGTGTACATCCAGTTCGAAGACGGCACGAGCGTGCTGGTGGATACGACGCCGGATCTGCGGATGCAGGCGCTGCGGCACGGCGTCGTGCGGGTCGACGCGATTCTCTTCACGCACTGTCACGCCGACCACGTGATGGGCCTCGATGACGTCAGGCGATTCAATGTGCTCCAGGGCGGCAAGCCTATCGCCTGCTATGGCGATGAGTACACCATCGACAACGTGCGGCGAATCTTCTCTTACGCGTTTGACGCCACGGACCACGGCGGGGGATTGCCGCGCATTCAGTTGCAGAAGCTGGCCGGCCCGCTGTCGATCGCGGGACAGACGATCGTTCCTGTCAAGGTGTGGCATGGGCCGCAGCTGATCCTGGGATACCGGGTCGGCGGATTTGCCTATCTGACCGACTGCAATCTGATTCCCGACGAGTCGTGGCCGCTGCTCACCCAGCTCGACACCCTCGTGATCGACGCGGTCAGGCATCGGCCGCACGGCACGCACTTCAACGTGGCCGGCGCGCTCGGTGTGATCGAACGGCTGGCGCCCCGCCGAGCCTTCCTGACGCACGTCTGTCACGATCTTCCGCACGCCGCGACCAACGTGCAGCTTCCGGCGGGAGTTGAGCTCGCCTACGACGGCCTGGTGCTGGAGATTTGA
- a CDS encoding PEGA domain-containing protein: MTPGTSYSPPPAFGRFRLQHQIGAGVLGPVFRTLDEQDQHLVAVKAFTLDITPERAAELSDRLQRLVDIDLGHPHIALPIATGVEESVAYLAQQYVEGESLDAAIRQYGPAPAADVLRMIGHAAEALDLAARVGVFHGSLHPRDIMVTPVETRVTGLGVPMALEGIGQHGPIRRPYAAPERESGLEWGAAADVFSLAVIAYEVLTGRRALPGTEQPFPGLADIQVHDVAALRELFETAIDPDPDRRPANARDFASAMALTLVEGGIVRAPGDRAGGSRRKIKPRAPKLPGLDDPPYAAEASGAVLPVAELKSEPAPAVDVPMPAAPVEDRRELRYDWDTEEAEPGHRIDEAESLDAAPGAPDLAVPPGVEPSERYELRMRPTPRLEPVVPIISTRPDAPPPEAWDEADTDVSPSLLAAEPAESPSAPPRSAGPDSAVDDARDPGALGLDLPVPRAIDPTRGGENFSRPPRRYEPDEAPQTKRSYAPIAIAAVAGLLLGLLGGYEMGARWGAQPTPATAAVAQTQSVPAGETARRPSATAPAPVSAPTPIAVPASAVPAKRAAVAPVTRAPAAPRKPTAKKPVPTSAVSFDSRPPGARVILDGKDVGITPFTLNRVAPGRHTVELRLAGFGPWTTSITVVAGKPRRVSASLERNISR, translated from the coding sequence TTGACTCCAGGTACTTCCTACTCGCCGCCTCCGGCCTTTGGCCGGTTCAGACTCCAGCATCAGATTGGCGCCGGCGTCCTGGGCCCCGTTTTTCGCACGCTGGACGAACAGGACCAGCACCTGGTCGCGGTCAAGGCATTTACCCTCGATATCACGCCGGAGCGGGCAGCGGAGTTGTCCGACCGGCTGCAACGCCTGGTCGACATCGACCTCGGGCACCCTCATATCGCGTTGCCGATTGCCACCGGTGTTGAAGAGTCGGTCGCGTACTTGGCCCAGCAGTACGTCGAGGGCGAGTCGCTCGATGCCGCCATCCGCCAGTATGGACCGGCGCCTGCCGCTGATGTTTTGCGCATGATCGGGCACGCCGCCGAGGCATTGGATTTAGCCGCGCGCGTCGGCGTGTTTCACGGGTCGCTCCATCCGAGGGACATCATGGTGACGCCGGTCGAGACTCGCGTCACCGGCCTTGGAGTGCCGATGGCTCTCGAGGGGATCGGTCAGCACGGGCCGATCCGGCGGCCGTATGCAGCCCCTGAGCGGGAATCGGGGCTCGAATGGGGAGCGGCGGCCGACGTATTTTCGCTCGCGGTCATCGCGTACGAGGTGCTCACCGGGCGCCGCGCACTGCCGGGGACTGAGCAACCGTTCCCGGGACTCGCCGACATCCAGGTGCATGATGTCGCCGCGCTGCGCGAGTTGTTCGAGACCGCGATCGATCCGGATCCTGATCGCCGGCCGGCCAATGCGCGCGATTTCGCGAGCGCGATGGCCCTGACGCTGGTGGAAGGTGGAATCGTACGCGCGCCGGGCGACCGGGCGGGCGGCTCGCGTCGCAAGATCAAGCCCAGAGCTCCCAAACTGCCGGGCCTCGACGATCCACCATATGCGGCGGAAGCCTCGGGCGCAGTGCTCCCGGTGGCGGAACTGAAGAGCGAACCGGCTCCGGCCGTGGATGTCCCGATGCCGGCGGCGCCGGTGGAGGATCGCCGAGAGCTGAGATACGACTGGGACACCGAGGAGGCTGAGCCCGGCCACCGCATCGATGAGGCCGAGTCGCTCGATGCGGCCCCGGGAGCGCCGGACCTCGCCGTTCCACCTGGCGTCGAACCATCAGAGCGATACGAGCTTCGGATGAGACCGACGCCGCGTCTGGAGCCGGTCGTTCCGATTATCTCGACGCGGCCTGACGCCCCGCCTCCCGAAGCATGGGACGAGGCCGACACGGACGTATCCCCGTCGCTCCTGGCTGCCGAGCCCGCCGAATCACCATCCGCGCCGCCGCGATCAGCCGGGCCCGATTCTGCCGTCGATGACGCGCGGGATCCGGGAGCGCTCGGGCTCGATCTGCCTGTGCCGCGAGCGATTGACCCGACGCGGGGAGGTGAGAATTTCTCGCGCCCGCCAAGGCGCTACGAGCCTGACGAGGCGCCGCAGACCAAACGGTCCTATGCGCCGATTGCGATCGCCGCCGTAGCCGGCCTGCTGCTGGGCTTGCTCGGGGGCTACGAAATGGGTGCGCGGTGGGGAGCCCAACCCACTCCCGCGACCGCGGCCGTGGCCCAGACTCAGTCGGTGCCGGCTGGTGAGACGGCACGCCGGCCATCTGCGACCGCTCCGGCTCCGGTGTCCGCGCCGACTCCAATCGCCGTGCCGGCCTCGGCCGTGCCGGCAAAGCGCGCGGCCGTTGCTCCGGTCACGCGTGCCCCCGCCGCGCCGCGCAAGCCCACGGCGAAGAAGCCGGTTCCCACATCTGCGGTTTCCTTTGACTCGCGTCCACCCGGGGCGCGCGTGATTCTCGACGGCAAGGACGTGGGCATCACGCCGTTCACGCTGAACAGGGTTGCCCCCGGGCGCCACACCGTCGAACTGAGGCTTGCGGGTTTCGGCCCGTGGACCACCTCCATCACAGTCGTCGCGGGCAAGCCGCGGCGTGTGTCGGCATCACTCGAGAGGAACATCTCGCGGTGA
- the carA gene encoding glutamine-hydrolyzing carbamoyl-phosphate synthase small subunit: MKAVLALEDGSWFQGTAAGAEGTASGEVVFNTGMTGYQEILTDPSYAGQMVTMTCPEIGNYGVTPDDVESRGPQVSGFIMRSPSPVASNWRATGTLREYLTAAGVVAIGDIDTRALTRRLRSAGVMRGVIATGSACDPDDLVMRARAVPSMVGADLVRQVTCAEPFDWPPADAAAGIGGYGFPVARPATRRLRVAAYDFGMKWNILRRLAAYGCAVRVYPAATPAEMLIADRPDGVFLSNGPGDPAALPYVIANVQALVAGDLPLFGICLGHQVLGLALGARTFKMKFGHRGSNHPVKHHETGRVEITSQNHGFAVDPETLPPDLIVTHTNLYDGTLEGFRHRRKPIFSVQYHPEASPGPHDADYLFGMFVDAMERG, translated from the coding sequence GTGAAGGCCGTTCTCGCCTTGGAAGATGGTTCCTGGTTCCAGGGCACGGCCGCCGGCGCGGAAGGCACCGCGTCTGGCGAAGTCGTGTTCAACACCGGGATGACCGGCTACCAGGAAATCCTGACCGATCCGTCGTACGCCGGACAGATGGTCACGATGACCTGCCCCGAAATAGGCAATTACGGGGTGACCCCCGATGATGTGGAATCGAGGGGGCCGCAGGTGTCGGGCTTCATCATGCGCAGCCCGTCGCCGGTCGCCAGCAACTGGCGGGCAACCGGCACTCTGCGCGAGTATCTGACGGCCGCCGGCGTCGTCGCCATCGGCGACATCGACACGCGCGCGCTCACGCGCCGGCTTCGCTCGGCCGGTGTGATGCGCGGCGTGATTGCGACAGGATCCGCGTGCGACCCTGACGATCTGGTGATGCGGGCGCGGGCCGTGCCATCAATGGTCGGCGCCGATCTGGTGCGGCAGGTCACGTGCGCCGAACCGTTCGACTGGCCTCCGGCCGACGCCGCGGCCGGAATCGGCGGCTACGGGTTTCCTGTTGCGCGGCCTGCCACCAGGCGCTTGCGCGTCGCGGCCTACGACTTCGGGATGAAGTGGAATATTCTCCGCCGACTCGCGGCCTACGGCTGCGCCGTTCGCGTGTATCCCGCGGCCACGCCGGCGGAGATGCTGATCGCGGACCGGCCCGACGGCGTGTTCCTGAGCAATGGCCCCGGCGATCCCGCCGCGCTGCCGTATGTCATTGCCAATGTGCAGGCACTCGTGGCTGGCGATCTGCCGCTGTTTGGCATCTGCCTCGGGCACCAGGTGCTGGGCCTGGCGCTCGGCGCGCGGACATTCAAGATGAAGTTCGGGCATCGGGGATCGAATCATCCGGTGAAGCACCACGAGACGGGCCGGGTCGAGATCACGTCGCAAAACCACGGCTTCGCCGTGGATCCGGAGACGCTGCCGCCCGATCTGATAGTGACGCACACCAATTTGTACGACGGGACCCTCGAGGGCTTCCGTCATCGCCGCAAGCCGATCTTCAGCGTCCAGTACCATCCGGAGGCCTCGCCCGGGCCACACGACGCGGACTACCTGTTCGGAATGTTTGTTGACGCGATGGAGCGCGGTTAG
- a CDS encoding DUF1844 domain-containing protein produces MSEDPTVTFTGFVISLMTTAAVHFGDYPDPVTGEKKPLNLAGAAQMIEILGMLEQKTQGNLTAQERSMIEQVLYDLRMRFVAAQQYPGPADDKVPESS; encoded by the coding sequence GTGTCTGAAGACCCGACGGTGACATTTACTGGCTTCGTGATCTCGCTCATGACCACGGCAGCCGTGCACTTTGGCGACTATCCCGATCCGGTGACGGGCGAGAAGAAGCCGCTGAATCTGGCCGGCGCGGCGCAGATGATCGAGATTCTCGGGATGCTCGAACAAAAGACCCAGGGCAACCTTACGGCCCAGGAGCGCTCGATGATTGAGCAGGTGCTGTACGACCTGCGGATGCGATTCGTCGCGGCCCAGCAGTACCCGGGTCCGGCCGACGACAAGGTACCTGAGTCGTCTTGA